Proteins encoded in a region of the Salminus brasiliensis chromosome 2, fSalBra1.hap2, whole genome shotgun sequence genome:
- the rab19 gene encoding ras-related protein Rab-19 isoform X4 gives MATQSTGAQEEDACDFLFKIIFIGDSNVGKTCVIHSFKSGEFKDKHHNTIGVDFTVHSMDIDGKKVKMQIWDTAGQERFRTITQSYYRSAHGAMIAYDLTRRSTFDSLSHWIHAVEQYGAANVVFVLIGNKCDLDRQRQVLFEDACTLAEQTGALAALETSAKENHNVQEAFELMARELIVRNGGIVHQEVQLDTPNLLFSDGHPIEEVEPLKKSCDC, from the exons ATGGCTACGCAGTCCACAGGAGCACAGGAAGAGGATGCCTGTGATTTCCTCTTTAAAATCATCTTCATTGGAGACAGCAATGTGGGAAAGACTTGCGTCATCCACAGCTTCAAGTCTGGAGAGTTTAAAGataaacaccacaacactattGGTGTAGATTTCACTGTGCATTCCATGGACATAGATGGAAAGAAAGTGAAG ATGCAAATATGGGACACGGCTGGGCAGGAGCGTTTTCGCACCATCACACAGAGTTACTATCGCAGTGCTCATGGGGCTATGATTGCTTATGACCTGACACGTCGCTCCACCTTTGACTCACTATCTCACTGGATACATGCTGTAGAGCAGTATGGAGCAGCAAATGTAGTCTTTGTTCTTATAG GTAATAAATGTGACTTGGATCGTCAGCGACAGGTGCTATTTGAGGATGCCTGTACACTGGCAGAACAGACAGGGGCCTTGGCAGCCCTGGAGACATCTGCCAAAGAAAACCACAATGTACAAGAGGCCTTTGAGCTAATGGCAAGGGAACTAATAGTGAGAAATGGAGGCATAGTCCATCAGGAAGTCCAGTTAGACACTCCAAATCTTCTCTTTTCTGACGGTCACCCAATAGAAGAAGTagagcccctaaagaagtcatgTGACTGCTGA
- the ccdc77 gene encoding coiled-coil domain-containing protein 77 isoform X2 — translation MDSPPQHARESCEAEQEVDSPLPPISERLAYLRPSRALLEFYRQKVAQFDGEHDDLLQLLEKYRSTTEDQHKLQWEVRQREEEIAELQKALSDMQVYLFQEREQALRLYAENDRLKIKELEDRKKIQHLLALVGPDVGEITYFHREPPHKVTIPQKKLQHRSQEYGKTAKPMPGSVQEGSKRLSKNEGNDTKSEQYKKDNQTLLLQVEALQAQLEEQTRLSKEQVESLLEDRRIHTEERQVQHQRDQERITALTEKLQRTQNLLYESTRDFLQLKFESRGREKRWMVEKDRLLRDLDSCQERLKDFPDHPGPSAAPLLLTQPAPESSQMHRDEIRALQEELKQAHKLADMYREQCVGLETDMAQIREEGDVGREIFKLMTQRYEALEKRRAMEVEGFKTDIKHLRQKLKDVEKQLFKVTLNVGPDQDLAILHEVRQSNARTKKIQGELKTLKAKIYGLENELRIS, via the exons ATGGACTCTCCTCCCCAGCATGCCAGAGAGAG CTGTGAGGCAGAGCAGGAGGTGGACTCTCCGCTGCCCCCCATCTCTGAGCGCCTGGCCTATCTGCGTCCATCTCGTGCGCTGCTGGAGTTCTATAGGCAGAAAGTGGCCCAGTTTGATGGGGAACATGATGACCTGCTGCAGCTGCTAGAAAAGTACAGGAGCACTACAGAGGACCAG cACAAGCTGCAGTGGGAGGTGCGTCAGCGAGAAGAGGAGATAGCGGAGTTGCAGAAAGCTCTGAGTGACATGCAGGTCTACCTCTTTCAGGAGCGAGAGCAAGCTCTCCGCCTGTATGCAGAGAACGACCGCCTTAAGATCAA GGAACTTGAAGACCGGAAGAAGATTCAGCATCTTTTGGCCCTTGTGGGTCCAGATGTAGGCGAGATCACCTATTTCCACAGAGAGCCTCCACACAAG gtcacTATTCCTCAAAAGAAGCTCCAACACAGATCACAAGAGTatggaaaaacagcaaaaccaATGCCTGGATCAGTTCAAG AGGGAAGCAAGAGGCTGTCCAAAAATGAAGGAAATGACACAAAATCAGAGCAGTACAAGAAAGATAACCAGACATTGTTGCTACAG GTGGAGGCACTACAggcacagctagaagagcaaaCACGGCTGTCTAAAGAGCAGGTAGAGTCCCTGCTGGAGGACAGGCGAATTCACACAGAGGAGAGACAAGTCCAGCATCAGAGAGACCAAGAGAGAATTACTGCACTCACTGAGAA ACTCCAGCGCACACAAAACCTACTTTATGAAAGCACCAGAGACTTCCTGCAACTCAAGTTTGAAAGTCGTGGGCGTGAGAAGAGGTGGATGGTGGAGAAGGACAGGCTATTAAGAGACCTGGACTCCTGCCAGGAAAGGCTAAAGGACTTCCCAGATCATCCAGGACCCTCTGCAGCCCCATTGCTCCTCACACAGCCTGCCCCAGAGAGCAGCCAGATGCATAGAGACGAGATCAGA GCTCTACAAGAGGAGCTAAAGCAAGCCCATAAGCTGGCAGACATGTACAGAGAGCAGTGTGTTGGGCTAGAGACAGACATGGCACAAATCCGAGAGGAAGGGGATGTAGGCCGAGAAATCTTTAAG TTAATGACCCAGCGTTATGAGGCTTTAGAAAAGAGACGAGCTATGGAGGTGGAGGGCTTCAAAACCGACATCAAACACCTGCGACAGAAACTCAAAGATGTGGAGAAGCAGCTCTTTAAG gtGACTCTTAATGTGGGACCAGATCAAGACTTGGCCATCCTGCATGAAGTCCGACAGTCGAATGCCCGCACCAAAAAAATCCAGGGGGAACTAAAAACTCTGAAAGCAAAGATATATGGACTGGAAAATGAACTGCGAATCAGCTGA
- the rab19 gene encoding ras-related protein Rab-19 isoform X1 has product MPLCRPKVTSEEVENVCALLCLHCWMYSITYSRDYKVYLNILHTFVLAYDACLHKIFSTLVGTQVCFKTFPGDAVVQVGRQLEISPTRTVFIMATQSTGAQEEDACDFLFKIIFIGDSNVGKTCVIHSFKSGEFKDKHHNTIGVDFTVHSMDIDGKKVKMQIWDTAGQERFRTITQSYYRSAHGAMIAYDLTRRSTFDSLSHWIHAVEQYGAANVVFVLIGNKCDLDRQRQVLFEDACTLAEQTGALAALETSAKENHNVQEAFELMARELIVRNGGIVHQEVQLDTPNLLFSDGHPIEEVEPLKKSCDC; this is encoded by the exons ATGCCATTATGCCGACCAAAGGTCACCTCTGAAGAAGTTGAAAATGTGTGTGCGCTATTGTGTTTACATTGCTGGATGTACTCTATAACCTATTCTAGGGATTATAaagtttatttaaacattttacacaCCTTTGTTTTGGCATATGACGCTTGCCTACATAAAATATTTTCCACTTTGGTAGGCACCCAAGTTTGCTTTAAAACATTTCCAGGAGATGCAGTGGTGCAAGTGGGCAGGCAACTGGAAATCTCGCCTACCAGGACAG TGTTCATCATGGCTACGCAGTCCACAGGAGCACAGGAAGAGGATGCCTGTGATTTCCTCTTTAAAATCATCTTCATTGGAGACAGCAATGTGGGAAAGACTTGCGTCATCCACAGCTTCAAGTCTGGAGAGTTTAAAGataaacaccacaacactattGGTGTAGATTTCACTGTGCATTCCATGGACATAGATGGAAAGAAAGTGAAG ATGCAAATATGGGACACGGCTGGGCAGGAGCGTTTTCGCACCATCACACAGAGTTACTATCGCAGTGCTCATGGGGCTATGATTGCTTATGACCTGACACGTCGCTCCACCTTTGACTCACTATCTCACTGGATACATGCTGTAGAGCAGTATGGAGCAGCAAATGTAGTCTTTGTTCTTATAG GTAATAAATGTGACTTGGATCGTCAGCGACAGGTGCTATTTGAGGATGCCTGTACACTGGCAGAACAGACAGGGGCCTTGGCAGCCCTGGAGACATCTGCCAAAGAAAACCACAATGTACAAGAGGCCTTTGAGCTAATGGCAAGGGAACTAATAGTGAGAAATGGAGGCATAGTCCATCAGGAAGTCCAGTTAGACACTCCAAATCTTCTCTTTTCTGACGGTCACCCAATAGAAGAAGTagagcccctaaagaagtcatgTGACTGCTGA
- the rab19 gene encoding ras-related protein Rab-19 isoform X3, translated as MQWCKWAGNWKSRLPGQSTGAQEEDACDFLFKIIFIGDSNVGKTCVIHSFKSGEFKDKHHNTIGVDFTVHSMDIDGKKVKMQIWDTAGQERFRTITQSYYRSAHGAMIAYDLTRRSTFDSLSHWIHAVEQYGAANVVFVLIGNKCDLDRQRQVLFEDACTLAEQTGALAALETSAKENHNVQEAFELMARELIVRNGGIVHQEVQLDTPNLLFSDGHPIEEVEPLKKSCDC; from the exons ATGCAGTGGTGCAAGTGGGCAGGCAACTGGAAATCTCGCCTACCAGGACAG TCCACAGGAGCACAGGAAGAGGATGCCTGTGATTTCCTCTTTAAAATCATCTTCATTGGAGACAGCAATGTGGGAAAGACTTGCGTCATCCACAGCTTCAAGTCTGGAGAGTTTAAAGataaacaccacaacactattGGTGTAGATTTCACTGTGCATTCCATGGACATAGATGGAAAGAAAGTGAAG ATGCAAATATGGGACACGGCTGGGCAGGAGCGTTTTCGCACCATCACACAGAGTTACTATCGCAGTGCTCATGGGGCTATGATTGCTTATGACCTGACACGTCGCTCCACCTTTGACTCACTATCTCACTGGATACATGCTGTAGAGCAGTATGGAGCAGCAAATGTAGTCTTTGTTCTTATAG GTAATAAATGTGACTTGGATCGTCAGCGACAGGTGCTATTTGAGGATGCCTGTACACTGGCAGAACAGACAGGGGCCTTGGCAGCCCTGGAGACATCTGCCAAAGAAAACCACAATGTACAAGAGGCCTTTGAGCTAATGGCAAGGGAACTAATAGTGAGAAATGGAGGCATAGTCCATCAGGAAGTCCAGTTAGACACTCCAAATCTTCTCTTTTCTGACGGTCACCCAATAGAAGAAGTagagcccctaaagaagtcatgTGACTGCTGA
- the rab19 gene encoding ras-related protein Rab-19 isoform X2, translating to MGRGPLTLLHPHSHSLLHSETLRWTRGTQVCFKTFPGDAVVQVGRQLEISPTRTAKYSGTVKCGNSWCDTISVFIMATQSTGAQEEDACDFLFKIIFIGDSNVGKTCVIHSFKSGEFKDKHHNTIGVDFTVHSMDIDGKKVKMQIWDTAGQERFRTITQSYYRSAHGAMIAYDLTRRSTFDSLSHWIHAVEQYGAANVVFVLIGNKCDLDRQRQVLFEDACTLAEQTGALAALETSAKENHNVQEAFELMARELIVRNGGIVHQEVQLDTPNLLFSDGHPIEEVEPLKKSCDC from the exons ATGGGAAGGGGGCCTTTAACGCTGCTACACCCGCATAGTCATAGCTTATTACACAGTGAAACTCTTCGCTGGACCAGAG GCACCCAAGTTTGCTTTAAAACATTTCCAGGAGATGCAGTGGTGCAAGTGGGCAGGCAACTGGAAATCTCGCCTACCAGGACAG caaagtacagtggaacagtgaagTGTGGAAACTCTTGGTGCGATACTATCTCAGTGTTCATCATGGCTACGCAGTCCACAGGAGCACAGGAAGAGGATGCCTGTGATTTCCTCTTTAAAATCATCTTCATTGGAGACAGCAATGTGGGAAAGACTTGCGTCATCCACAGCTTCAAGTCTGGAGAGTTTAAAGataaacaccacaacactattGGTGTAGATTTCACTGTGCATTCCATGGACATAGATGGAAAGAAAGTGAAG ATGCAAATATGGGACACGGCTGGGCAGGAGCGTTTTCGCACCATCACACAGAGTTACTATCGCAGTGCTCATGGGGCTATGATTGCTTATGACCTGACACGTCGCTCCACCTTTGACTCACTATCTCACTGGATACATGCTGTAGAGCAGTATGGAGCAGCAAATGTAGTCTTTGTTCTTATAG GTAATAAATGTGACTTGGATCGTCAGCGACAGGTGCTATTTGAGGATGCCTGTACACTGGCAGAACAGACAGGGGCCTTGGCAGCCCTGGAGACATCTGCCAAAGAAAACCACAATGTACAAGAGGCCTTTGAGCTAATGGCAAGGGAACTAATAGTGAGAAATGGAGGCATAGTCCATCAGGAAGTCCAGTTAGACACTCCAAATCTTCTCTTTTCTGACGGTCACCCAATAGAAGAAGTagagcccctaaagaagtcatgTGACTGCTGA
- the hdhd5 gene encoding haloacid dehalogenase-like hydrolase domain-containing 5 — protein sequence MAEFFPRFSVLKLGWRALQFRKTSLTGSAQIRRTSSCGPNSFGLLFDIDGVLVRGRTPIPAAKQCFRKLVDGNGKYKVPVVFVTNAGNSMRQTKAEQLSHLLEVEVSPDQVMLSHSPLRVFNQFHKMCVLVSGQGPVLEVAHNLGFQNVVTIDMLRKAYPLLDVVDHNRRPKNVVSPSKKLPPIEAVVLFGEPIRWETNLQLIVDVLLTNGRPGNPVTSLHYPHIPVLACNMDLLWMAEAKNPRFGHGMFLVCLESLYKKITGHDLHYEALIGKPSVVTYNYAELLIRQQAESLGWTEPVQRLYAIGDNPMADIYGANLYNRYLQSTHHARAQVQARGGSAGQVAGDMQYETVDDAKNSGKVMVGGSYEHCLPEGCSSILVCTGVYSRDQQDLPPDQTVTEQRIFHGHRDFRFDPSLTQPSFVVHDVQEAVELVFQQEGWPLE from the exons ATGGCTGAGTTCTTTCCTCGGTTCAGCGTGCTTAAACTGGGATGGAGAGCCCTACAATTCAGGAAAACGTCGCTAACCGGTTCAGCGCAAATCCGGCGCACCAGCAGT TGTGGACCCAACTCATTTGGGCTGCTCTTCGACATCGATGGGGTCCTGGTCCGTGGAAGAACGCCCATTCCGGCAGCTAAGCAGTGCTTTAGGAAATTGGTGGATGGAAATGGAAAGTATAAAGTCCCTGTGGTGTTTGTGACCAATGCAGGGAACAGTATGCGACAGACCAAAGCTGAACAATTATCTCATCTTCTAGAAGTAGAG GTATCACCAGACCAGGTTATGTTGTCCCACAGTCCTTTGCGGGTCTTCAATCAGTTCCACAAGATGTGTGTGCTGGTGTCTGGACAGGGCCCAGTCTTGGAAGTTGCACACAA TCTGGGCTTTCAAAATGTTGTCACCATAGATATGCTCCGAAAGGCATACCCTCTTCTGGATGTTGTGGATCACAATCGCAGACCCAAAAATGTG GTTTCCCCTTCCAAGAAATTGCCACCAATTGAAG CTGTTGTTCTCTTTGGTGAGCCAATCAGGTGGGAGACTAATCTACAGTTAATTGTGGATGTTCTCTTGACTAATGGAAGACCAGGAAACCCTGTGACATCCTTGCATTATCCACATATTCCTGTGTTGGCTTGCAATATGGATTTATTGTGGATGGCGGAGGCAAAGAACCCCCG ATTTGGTCATGGGATGTTTCTAGTTTGTCTGGAGAGCCTCTATAAGAAGATTACAGGTCATGACTTGCACTATGAAGCCTTGATTGGGAAGCCCAGTGTGGTAACTTACAACTACGCTGAGCTGCTGATCAGACAGCAGGCAGAGAGTCTGGGCTGGACAGAACCTGTACAGAGACTTTATGCCATTGG GGACAACCCAATGGCTGACATTTATGGTGCAAACCTCTATAACCGCTACCTACAGTCAACACACCATGCCAGGGCTCAGGTGCAGGCTCGGGGAGGCTCAGCTGGTCAGGTAGCAGGTGATATGCAATATGAAACAGTCGATGATGCTAAAAACTCTGGTAAGGTGATGGTCGGGGGCTCGTATGAGCATTGTCTGCCAGAGGGCTGTAGCTCCATCCTGGTCTGCACAGGCGTTTACAGCCGAGACCAGCAGGACCTGCCCCCTGACCAGACAGTGACCGAGCAACGTATCTTCCATGGGCATCGGGACTTCCGCTTTGACCCCAGTTTGACCCAGCCCTCCTTTGTGGTtcatgatgtacaagaggctgTGGAGCTGGTCTTTCAGCAAGAGGGCTGGCCACTGGAATAA
- the ccdc77 gene encoding coiled-coil domain-containing protein 77 isoform X1, with protein sequence MDSPPQHARESCEAEQEVDSPLPPISERLAYLRPSRALLEFYRQKVAQFDGEHDDLLQLLEKYRSTTEDQHKLQWEVRQREEEIAELQKALSDMQVYLFQEREQALRLYAENDRLKIKELEDRKKIQHLLALVGPDVGEITYFHREPPHKVTIPQKKLQHRSQEYGKTAKPMPGSVQEGSKRLSKNEGNDTKSEQYKKDNQTLLLQVEALQAQLEEQTRLSKEQVESLLEDRRIHTEERQVQHQRDQERITALTEKLQRTQNLLYESTRDFLQLKFESRGREKRWMVEKDRLLRDLDSCQERLKDFPDHPGPSAAPLLLTQPAPESSQMHRDEIRALQEELKQAHKLADMYREQCVGLETDMAQIREEGDVGREIFKERSDKIAKRLQLMTQRYEALEKRRAMEVEGFKTDIKHLRQKLKDVEKQLFKVTLNVGPDQDLAILHEVRQSNARTKKIQGELKTLKAKIYGLENELRIS encoded by the exons ATGGACTCTCCTCCCCAGCATGCCAGAGAGAG CTGTGAGGCAGAGCAGGAGGTGGACTCTCCGCTGCCCCCCATCTCTGAGCGCCTGGCCTATCTGCGTCCATCTCGTGCGCTGCTGGAGTTCTATAGGCAGAAAGTGGCCCAGTTTGATGGGGAACATGATGACCTGCTGCAGCTGCTAGAAAAGTACAGGAGCACTACAGAGGACCAG cACAAGCTGCAGTGGGAGGTGCGTCAGCGAGAAGAGGAGATAGCGGAGTTGCAGAAAGCTCTGAGTGACATGCAGGTCTACCTCTTTCAGGAGCGAGAGCAAGCTCTCCGCCTGTATGCAGAGAACGACCGCCTTAAGATCAA GGAACTTGAAGACCGGAAGAAGATTCAGCATCTTTTGGCCCTTGTGGGTCCAGATGTAGGCGAGATCACCTATTTCCACAGAGAGCCTCCACACAAG gtcacTATTCCTCAAAAGAAGCTCCAACACAGATCACAAGAGTatggaaaaacagcaaaaccaATGCCTGGATCAGTTCAAG AGGGAAGCAAGAGGCTGTCCAAAAATGAAGGAAATGACACAAAATCAGAGCAGTACAAGAAAGATAACCAGACATTGTTGCTACAG GTGGAGGCACTACAggcacagctagaagagcaaaCACGGCTGTCTAAAGAGCAGGTAGAGTCCCTGCTGGAGGACAGGCGAATTCACACAGAGGAGAGACAAGTCCAGCATCAGAGAGACCAAGAGAGAATTACTGCACTCACTGAGAA ACTCCAGCGCACACAAAACCTACTTTATGAAAGCACCAGAGACTTCCTGCAACTCAAGTTTGAAAGTCGTGGGCGTGAGAAGAGGTGGATGGTGGAGAAGGACAGGCTATTAAGAGACCTGGACTCCTGCCAGGAAAGGCTAAAGGACTTCCCAGATCATCCAGGACCCTCTGCAGCCCCATTGCTCCTCACACAGCCTGCCCCAGAGAGCAGCCAGATGCATAGAGACGAGATCAGA GCTCTACAAGAGGAGCTAAAGCAAGCCCATAAGCTGGCAGACATGTACAGAGAGCAGTGTGTTGGGCTAGAGACAGACATGGCACAAATCCGAGAGGAAGGGGATGTAGGCCGAGAAATCTTTAAG gagcgCTCAGACAAAATAGCCAAGCGTCTTCAGTTAATGACCCAGCGTTATGAGGCTTTAGAAAAGAGACGAGCTATGGAGGTGGAGGGCTTCAAAACCGACATCAAACACCTGCGACAGAAACTCAAAGATGTGGAGAAGCAGCTCTTTAAG gtGACTCTTAATGTGGGACCAGATCAAGACTTGGCCATCCTGCATGAAGTCCGACAGTCGAATGCCCGCACCAAAAAAATCCAGGGGGAACTAAAAACTCTGAAAGCAAAGATATATGGACTGGAAAATGAACTGCGAATCAGCTGA
- the ccdc34 gene encoding coiled-coil domain-containing protein 34 gives MMSAFQSASSKSFTSTPLKSKSAIPKSIPRSKSVDSTGDSTYSLLSPIYHDSFDFSGEDDEEAQKRSQLADNPSLTVQEHESSVSPSRNESLHANTSQKLNLSAWEQWIVSKAKEERDKIHQKTLEQQTLKEKKAQEEREQQRKRAVNECKIQEWLQRKKDQEKQEKLCKESQKTKEMLYEEKKRLEIERKAQEKYKEWLQKKKLDEMEKKLKEQEETSRREKEERERKEKAEEKFKEWLKSIKDKDRHERQSSACSARGYDNLNYPSPTFVNPIPWKPIHVPQQNATPRKSTARRKQPGLPKYQSTPCLGYKPKDTISFACKRR, from the exons ATGATGTCAGCCTTTCAGTCGGCATCATCTAAAAGTTTTACCTCAACACCGCTCAAAAGCAAATCTGCTATCCCAAAGAGTATCCCCAGAAGCAAGAGCGTAGATTCAACAGGCGACTCAACCTACTCCCTACTTTCACCCATTTACCATGATAGTTTTGATTTTTCgggtgaagatgatgaagaagcACAGAAACGCAGTCAACTGGCTGACAACCCCTCTCTCACAGTACAAGAGCATGAATCATCTGTCAGTCCCAGCAG AAATGAGTCACTTCATGCAAACACTTCTCAAAAGTTGAATCTGAGTGCATGGGAGCAGTGGATTGTGAGTAAAGCTAAAGAGGAGCGAGACAAAATACATCAGAAAACCTTGGAG CAACAAACCTTGAAAGAAAAGAAGGCCcaagaagaaagagaacaacAGAGGAAAAGGGCGGTCAATGAGTGTAAAATTCAAGAGTGGCTCCAAAGGAAGAAAGATCAG gaaaaacaagaaaagcTTTGCAAGGAGTcccagaaaacaaaagaaatgctatatgaagaaaaaaaacgaTTGGAGATTGAAAGAAAAGCtcaagagaaatacaaagagtGGCTCCAAAAGAAAAAACTAGATGAAATGGAGAAGAAGCTTAAAGAGCAA GAAGAAACATCtaggagagaaaaggaggagagagagcggaAAGAGAAGGCAGAGGAGAAGTTTAAAGAATGGCTTAAAAGCATTAAGGATAAAGACAGACATGAGCGTCAATCATCAGCATGTTCAGCTC GTGGCTATGATAATCTGAACTACCCATCGCCCACTTTTGTGAACCCTATCCCATGGAAGCCCATTCACGTCCCCCAGCAAAACGCAACACCCAGGAAGAGCACAGCACGCAGAAAACAGCCAGGTCTACCAAAATATCAGTCAACTCCATGTCTTGGTTACAAACCCAAAGACACAATCAGCTTTGCATGCAAAAGGCGGTGA